From Deltaproteobacteria bacterium, the proteins below share one genomic window:
- a CDS encoding ribosome maturation factor RimP — MVEGILEDLGFELIDVEYLSSRGRWILRLYIDTEGGVTIDDCARVSGEIGDLIDVKDIIPHEYVLEVSSPGLDRPLKKEKHFLEAVGKKIRIRTVRPIGGRRIFVGRLKKFKDGVLDLEWEGKSLTFSLSDLEKANVVYEFDI; from the coding sequence TTGGTCGAAGGCATCCTTGAGGATCTGGGTTTTGAGCTGATTGACGTCGAATACCTTTCCAGTAGGGGCCGGTGGATTCTCCGATTGTATATCGATACGGAAGGTGGGGTAACGATCGACGACTGTGCCAGGGTGAGTGGAGAAATCGGTGATCTGATCGATGTTAAGGACATCATTCCCCATGAATATGTCCTGGAAGTCTCATCGCCTGGACTCGACAGGCCCCTCAAAAAGGAAAAGCATTTCCTTGAGGCCGTCGGGAAAAAGATCAGGATTCGAACGGTGCGGCCTATTGGGGGACGCCGGATCTTCGTGGGCCGGCTGAAGAAGTTCAAGGACGGCGTCCTGGACCTGGAATGGGAGGGAAAGTCTCTCACCTTTTCTCTCAGCGACCTTGAAAAGGCGAATGTGGTCTATGAGTTCGACATTTGA